The Rhinopithecus roxellana isolate Shanxi Qingling chromosome 9, ASM756505v1, whole genome shotgun sequence genome contains a region encoding:
- the GPAT4 gene encoding glycerol-3-phosphate acyltransferase 4 isoform X2 — protein sequence MERGAKEKNHQLYKPYTNGIIAKDPTSLEEEIKEIRRSGSSKALDNTPEFELSDIFYFCRKGMETIMDDEVTKRFSAEELESWNLLSRTNYNFQYISLRLTVLWGLGVLIRYCFLLPLRIALAFTGISLLVVGTTVVGYLPNGRFKEFMSKHVHLMCYRICVRALTAIITYHDRENRPRNGGICVANHTSPIDVIILASDGYYAMVGQVHGGLMGVIQRAMVKACPHVWFERSEVKDRHLVAKRLTEHVQDKSKLPILIFPEGTCINNTSVMMFKKGSFEIGATVYPVAIKYDPQFGDAFWNSSKYGMVTYLLRMMTSWAIVCSVWYLPPMTREADEDAVQFANRVKSAIARQGGLVDLLWDGGLKREKVKDTFKEEQQKLYSKMIVGNHEDRSRS from the exons ATGGAGCGAGGAGCCAAGGAGAAGAACCACCAGCTTTATAAGCCCTACACCAACG GAATCATTGCAAAGGATCCCACTTCACTAGAAGAAGAGATCAAAGAGATTCGTCGAAGTGGCAGTAGTAAGGCTCTGGACAACACTCCAGAGTTCGAGCTCTCTGACATTTTCTACTTTTGCCGGAAAGGAATGGAGACCATTATGGACGATGAGGTGACAAAGAGATTCTCAGCAGAAGAACTGGAATCCTGGAACCTGCTGAGCAGAACCAATTATAACTTCCAGTACATCAGCCTTCGGCTCACGGTCCTGTGGGGGTTAGGAGTGCTGATTCGGTACTGCTTCCTGCTGCCGCTCAG GATAGCGCTGGCTTTCACAGGAATTAGCCTTCTGGTGGTGGGCACAACTGTGGTGGGATACTTGCCAAATGGGAG GTTTAAGGAGTTCATGAGTAAACATGTTCACTTAATGTGTTACCGGATCTGCGTGCGAGCGCTGACAGCCATCATCACCTACCACGACAG GGAAAACAGACCAAGAAATGGTGGCATCTGTGTGGCCAATCATACCTCACCGATTGATGTGATCATCTTGGCCAGCGATGGCTATTATGCCATG GTGGGTCAAGTGCACGGGGGACTCATGGGTGTGATTCAGAGAGCCATGGTGAAGGCCTGCCCACACGTCTGGTTTGAGCGCTCGGAGGTGAAGGATCGCCACCTGGTGGCTAAGAG ACTGACTGAACATGTGCAAGATAAAAGCAAGCTGCCTATCCTCATCTTCCCAGAAG GAACCTGCATCAATAATACATCGGTGATGATGTTCAAAAAGGGAAGTTTTGAAATTGGAGCCACAGTTTACCCTGTTGCTATCAAG TATGACCCTCAATTCGGTGATGCCTTCTGGAACAGCAGCAAATACGGGATGGTGACGTACCTGCTGCGAATGATGACCAGCTGGGCCATTGTCTGCAGCGTGTGGTACCTGCCTCCCATGACTAGAGAG GCAGATGAAGATGCCGTCCAGTTTGCGAATAGGGTGAAATCTGCCATTGCCAGGCAGGGAGGACTGGTGGACCTGCTGTG GGATGGGGGCCTGAAGAGGGAGAAGGTGAAGGACACGTTCAAGGAGGAGCAGCAGAAGCTGTACAGCAAGATGATCGTGGGGAACCACGAGGACAGGAGCCGCTCCTGA